One window from the genome of Enterococcus haemoperoxidus ATCC BAA-382 encodes:
- a CDS encoding GNAT family N-acetyltransferase, whose product MDQKEFRDNLELKAVDEKYVDQFNELLSYVFQFTEADLEESGYESKKELIKSKQPILEQSKVFGWFHEDQLISQIAIYPCEVNIHGKLFKMGGITGVGTYPEYANHGLMQDLIHLALKNMRADKQWISYLYPYSIPYYRRKGWEIMSDKLSFKIRDTQLPKQVSVPGMVERVSVDHEDVFTVYAKFARQNHGALIRSEFNWEEYWRFENEDERTAAVYYGANQEPLGVLFYWVAEDVFHIKEMFYINQEARNALWNFISAHFSMIDWAEGDIYKNEPLAFLLDDSQIKETIEPYYMARIVDVKEMLLAYPYASTAKPFHFVVSDPVAEWNNGVFSLLWDEDDQVSVTDEPLGQSVHIDIQTLTCLLMNYRRPTYLHRIERLGTDKETLNSLERILPDQEAYFSDYF is encoded by the coding sequence ATGGACCAAAAAGAGTTCAGAGATAATTTAGAATTAAAAGCGGTAGATGAAAAATATGTGGATCAGTTCAATGAATTATTGAGCTATGTCTTCCAGTTTACAGAAGCAGATTTAGAGGAAAGCGGCTATGAAAGTAAAAAAGAGTTGATCAAATCAAAACAGCCGATTTTAGAGCAGTCAAAAGTATTTGGCTGGTTTCATGAGGATCAATTGATTTCCCAAATTGCAATTTACCCATGTGAAGTAAATATTCACGGGAAACTTTTCAAAATGGGCGGTATCACAGGTGTTGGAACCTATCCTGAATATGCCAATCATGGCTTGATGCAGGATTTGATTCATCTGGCCCTTAAAAATATGAGGGCAGATAAGCAGTGGATTTCGTACCTTTATCCTTATAGTATTCCTTACTATCGTAGAAAAGGCTGGGAAATCATGTCGGATAAGTTGTCGTTCAAAATTCGTGATACTCAATTGCCTAAGCAAGTTTCAGTCCCAGGAATGGTAGAACGCGTAAGCGTCGATCATGAAGATGTATTTACTGTTTATGCAAAATTTGCCCGTCAAAATCATGGTGCTTTAATTCGTAGTGAATTTAATTGGGAAGAATATTGGCGCTTTGAAAATGAAGACGAACGAACTGCTGCTGTTTATTACGGCGCAAATCAAGAACCTTTAGGTGTACTTTTTTACTGGGTAGCTGAAGATGTGTTCCATATCAAAGAAATGTTCTATATCAATCAGGAAGCGCGAAATGCATTGTGGAATTTTATTTCGGCTCATTTTTCAATGATTGATTGGGCTGAAGGGGACATTTATAAAAATGAACCACTAGCTTTTTTATTAGATGACAGCCAAATCAAGGAAACGATCGAACCTTATTACATGGCTAGAATCGTCGATGTCAAAGAAATGCTATTGGCTTATCCATACGCTAGCACCGCAAAACCATTTCACTTTGTAGTAAGCGATCCTGTTGCAGAATGGAATAATGGTGTGTTTAGTTTATTATGGGATGAAGATGATCAAGTTTCTGTAACAGATGAGCCATTAGGGCAGTCTGTACATATCGATATTCAAACCTTGACTTGTTTATTGATGAATTACCGCCGTCCAACTTATCTACATCGAATCGAACGTTTAGGTACAGATAAGGAAACATTGAATTCATTAGAACGAATCTTGCCTGATCAAGAAGCTTATTTTAGTGATTATTTTTGA
- a CDS encoding GNAT family N-acetyltransferase, translating into MVKIINWNSEEYWQGIFLRNKLLKTSAGKEWIKELPVNEKQDIHMVALVEGEVVGTLLLSKRSQTVAQIKQVAIDDRYQGFGIGKQLLEFAEKMAELMNFQTIFLTGRKQAWGFYDHFGYKRIGYAYSDGQVILKKFEKRICTKNNTRRLESSNI; encoded by the coding sequence ATGGTCAAAATCATTAATTGGAACAGTGAAGAATATTGGCAAGGAATCTTTTTAAGAAATAAGCTACTCAAAACTAGTGCGGGGAAAGAATGGATCAAAGAATTACCTGTCAATGAAAAACAGGATATTCATATGGTTGCGCTGGTTGAAGGGGAAGTTGTGGGGACTTTACTTCTTTCTAAAAGAAGCCAAACAGTAGCTCAAATCAAACAAGTTGCGATTGATGATCGGTATCAAGGATTTGGCATAGGAAAACAATTACTTGAATTTGCAGAAAAAATGGCAGAACTGATGAATTTTCAAACCATATTTTTAACTGGTCGTAAGCAAGCTTGGGGATTTTATGATCATTTTGGGTATAAACGTATTGGCTATGCTTACTCAGATGGACAAGTGATCTTAAAAAAATTTGAGAAACGTATTTGTACAAAAAACAACACGCGAAGACTAGAATCATCAAACATATAA
- a CDS encoding organic hydroperoxide resistance protein, with the protein MKKIYSTTIINTGGREGEVFSPDKSFSYQVTSPGPHQENKTNPEQLFAAAYSSCFNSALELVMANQKITSKSTVKATVSLFSDEQSGFQVGVVLSVKIDDVDRETAEELVKAAHEVCPYSKATRGNISVELEVE; encoded by the coding sequence ATGAAAAAAATCTATTCAACAACAATCATCAACACTGGTGGAAGAGAAGGGGAAGTTTTTTCTCCAGATAAATCATTTAGCTATCAAGTAACCTCTCCTGGTCCTCATCAAGAAAATAAAACAAATCCAGAGCAACTATTCGCAGCAGCTTACAGCTCTTGTTTCAATAGTGCTTTAGAACTTGTAATGGCGAATCAAAAAATCACATCAAAAAGCACAGTAAAAGCGACTGTATCATTATTTAGCGATGAACAATCTGGTTTCCAAGTTGGAGTTGTTTTATCTGTTAAAATCGATGATGTTGACCGTGAAACAGCGGAAGAGTTAGTGAAGGCAGCCCATGAAGTATGTCCTTATTCAAAAGCGACAAGAGGAAATATTTCTGTTGAATTAGAAGTAGAATAA
- a CDS encoding DUF7662 domain-containing protein — translation MNDFLVIPTLLAKTTNLQLSFAEIEAQMNHNHMLPELAKTYSAWWTKKEHSFSSGWAAYGYQVDKVDLVNQLVFFSKK, via the coding sequence ATGAATGACTTTCTTGTTATTCCAACGTTACTAGCCAAAACTACAAACTTACAATTATCATTTGCAGAAATAGAGGCCCAAATGAACCATAATCATATGCTACCTGAACTGGCTAAAACCTATAGTGCCTGGTGGACAAAAAAAGAACATTCTTTTTCAAGTGGATGGGCTGCCTATGGTTATCAAGTTGATAAAGTCGATTTAGTGAATCAGCTTGTCTTTTTTTCAAAAAAATAG
- a CDS encoding MarR family winged helix-turn-helix transcriptional regulator, whose product MDKKSRRLEEQLCFSLQTASKQFNRMYAKALKPFHLTYPQYLVLLVLWEFSDQRISDIGEKLALDTGTLTPMLKRMEKNGYVHRDRLPEDERIVIISLSDKAIQLENEIYDQVEGCLTQLDFNQKDYFSLIEQINSLSKQIDGIKQ is encoded by the coding sequence GTGGATAAAAAAAGCAGACGATTAGAAGAACAATTGTGTTTTTCTTTACAAACAGCTTCAAAGCAATTTAATAGAATGTATGCTAAAGCATTGAAACCATTTCATTTAACCTATCCTCAATATTTGGTGTTACTTGTTTTATGGGAATTTTCAGATCAGCGGATCTCTGATATTGGAGAAAAACTTGCGTTGGATACAGGTACATTGACACCAATGTTAAAAAGGATGGAAAAAAATGGGTATGTCCATCGAGATAGATTACCAGAAGATGAACGAATCGTGATCATTTCACTTTCGGATAAAGCGATTCAGTTGGAAAATGAGATTTATGATCAAGTAGAAGGCTGTTTAACACAACTGGATTTTAATCAAAAAGACTATTTTTCATTGATCGAACAAATCAATTCCTTAAGTAAACAAATCGATGGAATCAAACAGTAA
- a CDS encoding MgtC/SapB family protein, which translates to MNIIASIFAGMVIGAERQWRKKLAGMRTMTLVTFGSCQFVSLSTLIQDDSSPTRIAAQVVSGIGFLAGGVILREGFSVTGINTAATLWCSAAVGSLIGAGFVIQGMICAFALMLVNILLRNLSFKIDDLTVQREEAQTDSIHYLSVIASNTSEVMLRTEIIQLLDKYCLTFTKFSCTDLAGKKVRLFLEIEATRNGTLAVNTIISELSQLSEVIEINQMSN; encoded by the coding sequence ATCAACATTATCGCCAGTATTTTTGCAGGAATGGTCATTGGGGCTGAGCGGCAATGGCGAAAAAAACTGGCTGGAATGAGAACAATGACGTTAGTAACATTTGGTTCATGTCAATTCGTTTCATTATCCACGTTGATCCAAGACGATAGTAGTCCTACACGAATCGCGGCCCAAGTAGTTAGTGGGATTGGCTTTCTTGCTGGAGGGGTGATTTTACGTGAAGGATTTAGCGTGACTGGTATTAATACAGCGGCAACATTATGGTGTTCAGCTGCTGTTGGAAGTTTAATTGGAGCAGGATTTGTTATTCAAGGAATGATCTGTGCATTCGCTTTAATGTTAGTCAATATTTTATTAAGAAATTTATCATTTAAAATAGACGATTTAACTGTTCAAAGAGAGGAGGCACAAACAGATTCGATTCATTATCTATCAGTTATTGCCAGCAATACAAGTGAAGTCATGCTAAGAACAGAAATTATCCAGTTACTGGATAAATATTGCTTAACATTCACAAAATTTTCCTGTACTGATTTGGCAGGGAAAAAAGTAAGACTATTTTTAGAAATCGAAGCAACCAGAAATGGCACACTAGCAGTCAATACGATTATTTCAGAATTATCTCAACTATCAGAAGTCATTGAAATTAATCAAATGAGCAATTAA
- the mgtA gene encoding magnesium-translocating P-type ATPase: protein MDKRAVLNKNNNQSYEYFARNSAENILTFFNSSRMGLTHQQAVLSREEFGENIITHGKKTPLFVEIIKAYFTPFTIVLITLAIISFITDYVIAPPADRDLIGVLIIVAMVLISGTMTLIQSVKSNQAAEKLNNMVKITATVVRRKKQVELPIEEIVCGDIVKLSAGDMIPADIRLTKTKDLFISQSAMTGESYPVEKRADYKLKVNSVETEYENIVFMGSNVISGSAEGIVVSVGDDTLFGKVAQDVSDKNPQTNFEVGISKTSWLLIRFMLVMAPAVFLINGLTKGDWFEAFLFGLSVAVGLTPEMLPMIVTTNLVKGASSMAKKGTIIKNLNAIQNFGAIDVLCTDKTGTLTQDKIILEYHLDCDGKEDSRVLRHAFFNSYYQTGLKNLMDVAIIDAANDELSIDSSKYKKVDEIPFDFKRRRMSVVIEDTSGKTQMITKGAVEEMLEISSFVDYQGTVRPLTKTLKTEILKTVEELNEDGLRVLAVSQKTNPATVDEFSVSDENEMVLIGYLAFLDPPKETTKAALEALKKHGVGVKVLTGDNALVTKSVCKQVGLANEELITGNEIARMNDFELKMVAEKYNIFVKLTPQQKTRIVQVLREAGHTVGFMGDGINDAPAMKEADVGISVDTAVDIAKESADVILLEKDLMVLERGLLAGRTTFGNIMKYVKMTASSNFGNMFSVVVASIFLPFLPMLPLQLLFLNLIYDISCMSIPWDHVDDEYLEQPKKWNASKIGSFMKWLGPTSSVFDITTYLLMYFIICPQLVGGNYHDLDPAQQATFIAIFHAGWFIESLWSQTLVIHTLRTPKIPFIQSRASFILTTITTLGIAVGTILPFTSFGENLGLAELPLHYFAWLGLTIFAYLFLVMIVKKFYVKRFGELL from the coding sequence ATGGATAAAAGAGCAGTATTGAACAAAAATAATAACCAATCATATGAATATTTCGCAAGAAACTCAGCTGAAAACATCTTAACATTTTTCAATTCTTCAAGAATGGGCTTAACTCACCAGCAAGCCGTTTTATCAAGGGAAGAATTTGGAGAGAATATCATTACACATGGGAAAAAAACGCCTTTATTTGTTGAAATAATCAAAGCTTATTTTACCCCATTTACGATTGTTTTGATTACGTTAGCTATTATTTCGTTTATAACGGACTATGTTATTGCACCGCCAGCTGACCGGGATCTTATCGGTGTGCTTATCATTGTAGCGATGGTCTTGATAAGTGGGACTATGACATTGATACAATCTGTTAAATCAAATCAAGCAGCAGAAAAATTGAATAACATGGTAAAAATTACGGCAACCGTTGTTCGCAGAAAAAAACAAGTAGAACTGCCAATCGAAGAAATCGTTTGTGGGGATATTGTAAAATTATCTGCAGGTGATATGATCCCAGCAGATATTCGCTTAACAAAAACAAAAGACCTCTTTATTTCGCAATCTGCAATGACAGGAGAAAGTTACCCTGTTGAAAAAAGAGCAGATTACAAGTTGAAAGTGAATAGTGTGGAAACGGAATACGAAAATATCGTTTTTATGGGCAGTAACGTAATCAGTGGGAGTGCAGAAGGAATCGTAGTTTCAGTAGGAGATGACACACTTTTTGGAAAAGTAGCACAAGATGTGTCTGATAAAAATCCTCAAACCAATTTTGAAGTTGGCATTAGCAAAACGTCTTGGTTGTTGATTCGATTTATGTTAGTAATGGCGCCAGCAGTATTTTTGATTAACGGATTAACAAAAGGTGATTGGTTTGAAGCATTTCTGTTTGGTTTGTCTGTAGCAGTTGGTTTAACACCAGAAATGTTGCCGATGATCGTGACGACAAATCTTGTAAAAGGTGCATCAAGTATGGCTAAAAAAGGAACAATTATCAAAAATTTAAATGCAATTCAAAATTTTGGTGCAATCGATGTTCTATGTACGGATAAGACAGGTACGCTGACCCAAGACAAAATTATTTTAGAATATCATTTAGATTGCGATGGAAAAGAAGATAGCCGGGTATTGCGTCATGCATTTTTTAATAGCTATTATCAAACTGGATTGAAAAATTTAATGGATGTAGCAATCATTGATGCGGCAAATGATGAATTATCGATCGATTCTTCTAAGTACAAAAAAGTAGATGAAATTCCCTTTGATTTTAAACGACGTCGCATGAGTGTGGTGATCGAAGATACATCGGGTAAAACTCAAATGATCACAAAAGGTGCCGTTGAAGAAATGCTGGAAATTTCAAGTTTTGTTGACTATCAAGGAACAGTTAGACCATTAACAAAAACGCTTAAAACTGAAATTTTGAAAACTGTTGAAGAGCTGAACGAAGATGGACTACGTGTATTGGCTGTTTCTCAAAAAACAAATCCAGCGACTGTTGATGAGTTCTCTGTTTCAGATGAAAATGAGATGGTCTTGATTGGTTATCTTGCATTCCTTGATCCACCAAAAGAAACCACCAAAGCCGCCTTAGAAGCGCTAAAAAAACATGGTGTCGGCGTCAAAGTATTGACTGGGGATAATGCTTTAGTAACAAAATCAGTATGTAAACAAGTTGGATTAGCCAATGAAGAACTGATCACAGGGAATGAAATCGCGAGAATGAATGATTTTGAGCTAAAAATGGTTGCGGAAAAATACAATATTTTTGTAAAATTGACACCACAACAAAAAACAAGAATCGTTCAAGTGTTAAGAGAAGCTGGACACACGGTTGGTTTTATGGGAGATGGTATTAATGATGCCCCTGCGATGAAAGAAGCTGATGTTGGTATCTCAGTAGATACAGCTGTTGATATTGCAAAAGAATCAGCAGATGTCATCTTATTAGAAAAAGACTTGATGGTTCTGGAACGCGGGTTATTAGCGGGCAGAACGACCTTTGGAAATATTATGAAGTACGTCAAAATGACAGCTAGTTCTAATTTTGGCAATATGTTTTCGGTTGTTGTTGCTAGTATCTTTTTACCATTTTTACCAATGTTACCGTTGCAATTACTATTTCTAAATTTGATTTATGATATTTCATGTATGTCGATTCCTTGGGATCATGTGGATGATGAATATTTGGAACAGCCCAAAAAATGGAATGCATCAAAAATCGGTTCGTTTATGAAATGGTTAGGGCCGACTAGTTCAGTCTTTGATATTACAACTTATTTGTTAATGTACTTTATTATCTGTCCTCAATTAGTGGGTGGGAACTATCACGATTTAGATCCCGCACAACAAGCGACCTTTATTGCAATTTTCCATGCTGGTTGGTTTATAGAATCACTTTGGTCACAAACGTTGGTGATCCACACATTAAGGACACCGAAGATTCCATTTATACAAAGCCGTGCATCATTTATTTTAACAACTATTACAACTTTAGGAATTGCTGTTGGAACGATTTTACCATTTACAAGTTTTGGTGAAAATTTAGGGCTAGCTGAACTGCCACTTCATTATTTTGCTTGGTTAGGTTTGACTATATTTGCATATTTGTTCTTAGTTATGATCGTAAAAAAATTCTATGTGAAACGCTTTGGAGAACTGCTATAA
- a CDS encoding nucleoside 2-deoxyribosyltransferase produces the protein MNIYFAGPMFAKADLLYNEYLVKEIRALDDSIKVYLPQENGAINDKTAYADSKMIALADTEKVLESDLLVAVLDGITIDAGVASEIGVAYAKNIPMVGLYTDTRQQGADNQKKLAAIGDIAENQFHYLNLYTIGLVKLNGAVVSGEQAFLDLIKEKLNK, from the coding sequence ATGAACATATATTTTGCAGGACCGATGTTTGCTAAAGCAGACTTACTATATAATGAATACTTAGTAAAAGAAATTCGTGCTTTAGATGATTCTATCAAGGTTTATTTACCACAAGAAAATGGTGCGATCAACGACAAAACTGCCTATGCCGATAGTAAGATGATTGCACTAGCCGATACTGAAAAAGTGCTTGAAAGTGATTTGCTTGTAGCTGTTTTAGATGGTATTACAATTGATGCAGGTGTGGCTTCTGAAATCGGCGTAGCTTACGCTAAAAATATTCCAATGGTTGGTCTTTATACTGATACTCGCCAACAAGGAGCTGATAATCAAAAAAAATTAGCAGCAATAGGTGATATTGCTGAAAATCAATTTCATTATCTAAACCTGTATACCATTGGCTTAGTAAAATTAAATGGAGCAGTTGTTAGCGGTGAGCAAGCATTTTTAGATTTAATCAAAGAAAAGTTAAATAAATAA
- the clpB gene encoding ATP-dependent chaperone ClpB produces MNIEKMTTTLQEAIAEAQQVAATRHHQEIDIAHLWKIFLQPNHFGRNFYTDAGVDVEAFEREIDKAIDEYPSIQGSNIQYGQSMSQNLFNLLGEADKLRESFQDEFLATEIVILALMKLKNYRLTKYLTSQGITEKELRKNIEDMRGGDRVTSQNQEEQYKALEKYGVDLVQQVKSGNQDPIIGRDEEIRDVIRILSRKTKNNPVLIGEPGVGKTAIVEGLAQRIVRKDVPENLKDKTIFSLDMGALIAGAKFRGEFEERLKAVLKEVKKSEGRIILFIDEIHNIVGAGKTEGSMDAGNLLKPMLARGELHLIGATTLDEYRQYMEKDKALERRFQKVLVKEPTVEDTISILRGLKERFEIHHSVNIHDNALVAAATLSDRYITDRFLPDKAIDLVDEASATIRVEMNSMPTELDQVTRRLMQLEIEEAALKKESDDASKKRLNALQEELADLREEANAMKMQWETEKEEVNAVSNKRGEIDKAKHELEDAENNYDLERAAVLRHGTIPQLEEELKELEAKNAKDNVRMVQEAVTENEIAQVVGRLTGIPVTKLVEGEREKLMKLNETLHKRVIGQDEAVDAVSDAVIRSRAGLQDPNRPLGSFLFLGPTGVGKTELAKALAEDLFDSEDHMVRIDMSEYMEKHSVSRLVGAPPGYIGYEEGGQLTEAVRRNPYTIVLLDEIEKAHPDVFNILLQVLDDGRLTDSKGRVVDFKNTVLIMTSNIGSQLLLEGVTPEGTIPEEVEEQVMTILRGNFKPEFLNRIDDTILFTPLSLDNVKGIIGKMTAQLAKRLEHQEIELVISDEAKTWIAESGYDPAYGARPLKRFITKEVETPLAKEIVSGRILPKTKVTISLLNEQLVFENEPIIEE; encoded by the coding sequence ATGAACATCGAAAAAATGACAACGACATTACAAGAGGCAATTGCAGAGGCGCAACAGGTAGCAGCGACTCGTCATCATCAGGAAATCGATATTGCTCATTTATGGAAGATTTTTTTGCAGCCGAATCATTTTGGACGTAATTTTTATACAGATGCAGGAGTTGATGTAGAAGCTTTTGAACGTGAAATTGATAAAGCTATCGATGAATATCCGAGTATTCAAGGCAGTAACATTCAGTATGGTCAAAGTATGAGCCAAAATCTGTTTAACTTACTAGGTGAAGCAGACAAACTTAGAGAATCATTTCAAGATGAGTTTCTAGCAACTGAAATTGTGATTTTAGCGTTGATGAAATTGAAAAATTATCGTTTAACAAAATACCTAACAAGTCAGGGAATCACAGAAAAAGAACTACGTAAAAATATCGAAGACATGAGAGGGGGAGATCGTGTGACTTCTCAAAATCAAGAAGAACAATACAAAGCATTAGAAAAATATGGGGTAGATTTAGTCCAACAAGTAAAAAGCGGTAACCAAGATCCTATTATTGGCCGTGATGAAGAAATTCGCGACGTGATTCGAATTCTTTCTCGTAAAACAAAGAATAATCCTGTTTTAATCGGTGAACCAGGTGTGGGTAAAACAGCGATCGTTGAAGGATTAGCGCAACGAATCGTGCGTAAAGATGTCCCTGAAAATTTAAAAGATAAAACTATCTTTTCATTAGATATGGGGGCCTTGATCGCTGGAGCCAAGTTCCGTGGTGAATTTGAAGAACGTCTAAAAGCAGTTTTAAAAGAAGTGAAGAAAAGTGAAGGGCGTATCATTTTATTCATCGATGAAATTCACAATATCGTTGGAGCAGGAAAAACAGAAGGCAGCATGGATGCTGGGAATTTGTTAAAACCAATGTTGGCTCGTGGGGAATTACACTTGATTGGTGCTACAACATTGGATGAATACCGTCAATATATGGAAAAAGATAAAGCACTAGAACGTCGTTTCCAAAAAGTCTTAGTGAAAGAACCAACTGTAGAAGATACGATCAGTATTTTACGTGGATTAAAAGAACGTTTTGAAATTCATCATAGTGTTAATATCCACGATAATGCATTAGTTGCTGCAGCTACTTTATCCGATCGATACATCACAGATCGTTTCTTGCCTGATAAAGCCATCGATCTAGTTGACGAAGCGAGCGCAACGATTCGTGTTGAAATGAATTCAATGCCGACAGAACTTGATCAAGTAACACGTCGTTTGATGCAATTAGAGATCGAAGAAGCAGCATTGAAAAAAGAATCGGATGATGCCAGCAAAAAACGCCTAAACGCATTACAAGAAGAATTAGCAGATCTTCGTGAAGAAGCCAACGCAATGAAGATGCAATGGGAAACAGAAAAAGAAGAAGTCAATGCTGTCAGCAATAAACGCGGAGAAATCGACAAGGCAAAACATGAATTAGAAGATGCTGAAAACAATTATGATTTAGAAAGAGCAGCTGTTCTCCGTCATGGTACGATTCCACAATTAGAAGAAGAGTTAAAAGAACTTGAAGCTAAAAACGCCAAGGATAATGTGCGTATGGTTCAAGAAGCAGTGACAGAAAACGAAATTGCACAAGTTGTCGGACGCTTAACAGGGATTCCAGTAACAAAACTAGTTGAAGGCGAACGGGAAAAACTAATGAAATTAAACGAAACCCTTCACAAACGTGTTATTGGTCAAGATGAAGCTGTAGATGCGGTAAGTGATGCAGTGATTCGTTCACGTGCTGGGTTGCAAGATCCAAACCGTCCATTAGGTTCTTTCTTATTCTTAGGACCAACTGGTGTTGGTAAGACTGAGCTTGCTAAAGCGTTAGCAGAAGACCTATTTGATTCAGAAGATCATATGGTTCGGATCGATATGAGTGAGTATATGGAAAAACACAGTGTATCTCGTTTAGTTGGAGCACCTCCAGGCTACATTGGTTACGAAGAAGGTGGTCAATTAACAGAAGCTGTTCGACGTAATCCATATACAATCGTTTTATTAGATGAAATTGAAAAAGCACATCCAGACGTATTCAACATTTTACTCCAAGTATTAGATGATGGTCGCTTAACGGATTCTAAAGGACGAGTAGTTGATTTCAAAAATACTGTGTTGATCATGACAAGTAATATCGGTTCTCAACTATTGCTTGAAGGGGTAACGCCAGAAGGCACGATTCCAGAAGAAGTAGAAGAACAAGTTATGACGATATTACGAGGCAATTTCAAACCAGAATTCTTAAATAGAATTGATGATACTATATTGTTCACGCCACTAAGCTTGGATAACGTTAAAGGTATCATTGGAAAAATGACAGCTCAATTAGCAAAACGTTTAGAACATCAAGAAATTGAATTGGTAATTTCTGATGAAGCGAAAACGTGGATTGCTGAAAGTGGTTATGATCCAGCTTACGGTGCACGTCCATTGAAACGATTTATTACTAAAGAAGTAGAAACACCATTAGCAAAAGAAATTGTTTCAGGCCGTATATTACCTAAAACAAAAGTAACCATCAGTTTATTGAATGAACAGCTAGTTTTTGAAAATGAGCCGATAATAGAAGAATAG
- the dnaI gene encoding primosomal protein DnaI, which translates to MEDVGKEMSKIIQSRDMSERYNELVEVVLKDTDVQQFIEENRERLTDEDIQKSYSKLYEFVQEKRKYQLNDPTMIAPGYEPQLTLNFHYIDVTYVPTEALIAKQKEDEIRKRVRAMDMPKDVREASLSRFDTASQGRAQAMAETMKFLNEYTSNAKEFHKGLYLQGTFGVGKSFLLGAIANSLAERGFVTTIVHFPTFTVEMKQAIGKDMVGPKLDAVKKSPVLMIDDLGAESMTSWIRDDVLSVILQYRMQEQLVTFFSSNLNLKDLEKHLSVTQRGEQEPLKARRIMERIRYLAQEITMSGNDRRNG; encoded by the coding sequence ATGGAAGATGTAGGAAAAGAAATGTCAAAAATTATTCAAAGCAGAGATATGAGTGAACGATATAATGAACTGGTTGAAGTGGTACTGAAAGATACTGATGTACAACAGTTTATCGAAGAAAACCGTGAGCGGTTGACAGACGAAGATATCCAAAAAAGTTATTCAAAACTTTACGAGTTTGTCCAAGAAAAACGTAAATATCAATTAAACGATCCAACTATGATTGCTCCTGGATATGAGCCTCAATTAACCTTGAATTTCCATTACATTGATGTTACCTATGTACCGACGGAAGCTTTGATTGCTAAGCAAAAAGAAGATGAAATTCGAAAACGCGTTCGAGCAATGGACATGCCTAAAGATGTACGAGAAGCTAGTTTAAGTCGATTCGATACGGCGTCACAGGGACGTGCTCAAGCAATGGCTGAAACAATGAAATTTTTAAATGAGTATACATCAAATGCTAAAGAATTTCATAAAGGGCTGTATCTTCAAGGTACATTTGGTGTAGGAAAATCATTTTTATTAGGTGCGATTGCCAATAGCTTAGCCGAACGTGGTTTTGTTACAACAATCGTGCACTTCCCAACTTTTACTGTCGAAATGAAACAAGCAATCGGTAAAGATATGGTGGGGCCAAAACTTGATGCTGTTAAGAAATCCCCTGTTTTAATGATCGATGATCTTGGTGCAGAATCAATGACTTCTTGGATTCGTGATGATGTATTAAGTGTTATTTTGCAATACCGTATGCAGGAACAATTAGTAACATTTTTTTCATCAAATCTGAATTTGAAAGATTTAGAGAAACATTTATCTGTGACCCAACGTGGAGAACAAGAACCTTTAAAGGCTCGTCGAATCATGGAGCGTATTCGTTACTTAGCACAAGAGATTACAATGTCTGGTAATGATCGACGAAATGGATAG